One Actinomyces respiraculi DNA window includes the following coding sequences:
- a CDS encoding NfeD family protein: protein MVWLWWLGGALVLAVVETLSADLTFIMIAGGALGGAAAAGLGANLTVQVIVFCVVSVLLLFLVRPWAKAQLARRTPHMLTNVEAKIGREATALTAVDIHGGRVLLAGEEWSARLADPQADHPAPPVIPAGAHVRVISVDGAVAVVRSE from the coding sequence ATGGTATGGCTCTGGTGGCTCGGAGGAGCCCTCGTCCTCGCCGTCGTCGAGACGCTCAGCGCGGACCTCACCTTCATCATGATCGCCGGGGGAGCCCTGGGCGGTGCGGCCGCCGCCGGACTCGGCGCGAACCTGACCGTTCAGGTCATCGTCTTCTGCGTCGTCTCCGTTCTCCTGCTCTTCCTTGTGCGGCCCTGGGCCAAGGCCCAGCTCGCCAGGCGCACGCCCCACATGCTCACCAACGTCGAGGCCAAGATCGGCCGTGAGGCCACCGCCCTGACCGCCGTCGACATTCACGGCGGCCGTGTGCTCCTGGCCGGGGAGGAGTGGAGCGCCCGTCTCGCCGACCCGCAGGCCGACCACCCCGCGCCCCCGGTCATCCCGGCCGGCGCCCACGTGCGTGTCATCTCGGTCGACGGCGCGGTCGCCGTCGTGCGATCCGAGTGA
- a CDS encoding ABC transporter ATP-binding protein: protein MTSVLRLDDVSLHRGTKQILSHVSWRVDEGQHWVVLGPNGAGKTTVSRLASARLFPSSGTVDVLGERMGRVDVSELRPRIGLCSFALAQNVPASETVLSIVLSASYGHIGVWREEYDDFDVERARALLGALGAGALVERAWGSLSSGERKRVEIARALMPDPELLVLDEPASGLDVAGRELLLAALSEIIAAPGSPSMLLVTHHLEEIPVGFTHALALRDGRVQGSGTLTEVLNGPTMSTTFGLPLEITLERGRYSARGAFPAAVAT from the coding sequence ATGACCAGCGTGCTGCGCCTCGACGACGTCTCCCTGCACCGGGGGACCAAGCAGATCCTCTCCCACGTGAGCTGGCGCGTCGACGAGGGCCAGCACTGGGTCGTCCTTGGACCCAATGGCGCCGGTAAGACCACCGTCTCGCGCCTCGCCTCGGCCCGGCTCTTCCCCTCCTCCGGGACGGTCGACGTCCTCGGCGAGCGCATGGGCCGCGTCGACGTCTCCGAGCTCCGCCCGCGCATCGGCCTGTGCTCCTTCGCCCTGGCCCAGAACGTGCCGGCCTCCGAAACGGTCCTGAGCATCGTCCTGTCCGCCTCCTACGGGCACATCGGGGTCTGGCGCGAGGAGTACGACGACTTCGACGTCGAGCGCGCCCGCGCCCTGCTCGGGGCCCTGGGGGCCGGCGCCCTGGTCGAGCGCGCCTGGGGGAGCCTGTCCTCGGGGGAGCGCAAGCGCGTCGAGATCGCCCGCGCCCTCATGCCCGACCCGGAGCTGCTCGTCCTCGACGAGCCCGCCTCCGGCCTCGACGTCGCCGGGCGCGAGCTCCTGCTGGCGGCTCTGAGCGAGATCATCGCCGCCCCCGGCTCGCCGTCGATGCTGCTCGTCACCCACCACCTTGAGGAGATCCCCGTGGGCTTCACCCACGCCCTGGCCCTGCGCGACGGACGCGTCCAGGGCAGTGGGACGCTTACCGAGGTCCTCAACGGCCCGACGATGTCCACCACCTTTGGCCTGCCGCTGGAGATCACCCTCGAACGCGGCCGCTACAGCGCACGAGGCGCGTTCCCGGCCGCTGTGGCCACCTGA
- the glgA gene encoding glycogen synthase yields the protein MRVDLLTKEYPPFIYGGAGVHVNELAKVLRAHADVRVHAFGGPREGAEEGVTGYSDLPELAGTNAALQTLGVDLQMVPGVAGADIVHSHTWYANMAGHLAGLLHSIPHVVSAHSLEPMRPWKAEQLGGGYALSSWAERQAYEGASAIIAVSNGMRADILRSYPAVDPGRVKVVHNGIDLEDWARPEDAEFEALSVQVRERFAIDPTRPTVVFVGRVTRQKGLPHLLRAVEMLPAEVQVILCAGAPDTKEIKAEVDAAVAALQAQRTGVVLIEEMLPHRELQAVLASSDVFVCPSVYEPLGIVNLEAMAMGLPVVGSATGGIPDVIVDGETGYLVPLEQLQDGTGTPIHPEVFASDLAARLTDLVTDEGRAKRMGAAARARVEEHFSWAAIAERTMEVYRWALDNPR from the coding sequence ATGAGGGTTGACCTGCTGACCAAGGAGTATCCGCCGTTCATCTACGGCGGTGCCGGAGTACATGTCAACGAGCTGGCGAAGGTCCTCAGAGCCCATGCCGACGTGCGCGTCCACGCCTTCGGCGGCCCTCGTGAGGGCGCTGAGGAGGGCGTGACCGGGTACTCGGACCTGCCCGAGCTGGCGGGCACCAACGCCGCCCTGCAGACCCTCGGCGTGGATCTCCAGATGGTGCCCGGCGTCGCCGGGGCGGACATCGTCCACTCCCACACCTGGTACGCGAACATGGCCGGCCACCTCGCCGGGCTCCTGCACTCCATCCCGCACGTCGTCTCCGCCCACTCGCTGGAGCCCATGCGCCCCTGGAAGGCGGAGCAGCTCGGTGGTGGCTACGCCCTGTCCTCCTGGGCCGAGCGGCAGGCCTATGAGGGGGCCTCCGCGATCATCGCGGTGTCGAACGGGATGCGTGCGGACATCCTGCGCTCCTACCCGGCTGTCGACCCCGGGCGCGTCAAGGTGGTCCACAACGGCATCGACCTGGAGGACTGGGCGCGCCCCGAGGATGCTGAGTTCGAGGCCCTGAGCGTGCAGGTGCGTGAGCGCTTCGCCATTGACCCCACGCGGCCGACGGTCGTCTTCGTCGGTCGCGTCACCCGTCAGAAGGGCCTGCCGCACCTACTGCGCGCGGTTGAGATGCTGCCCGCTGAGGTGCAGGTCATCCTGTGCGCCGGCGCCCCGGACACCAAGGAGATCAAGGCCGAGGTGGACGCCGCCGTCGCAGCGCTCCAGGCGCAGCGCACGGGCGTGGTCCTCATCGAGGAGATGCTTCCGCACCGCGAGCTCCAGGCGGTGCTGGCCTCCTCGGACGTCTTCGTGTGCCCGTCGGTCTACGAGCCGCTGGGCATCGTCAACCTCGAGGCGATGGCCATGGGGCTTCCCGTCGTCGGCTCGGCCACCGGGGGCATCCCGGACGTCATTGTCGACGGCGAGACCGGCTACCTTGTCCCCCTCGAGCAGCTGCAGGACGGCACCGGTACCCCGATCCACCCCGAGGTCTTCGCCTCCGACCTGGCTGCGCGCCTGACCGACCTCGTGACCGACGAGGGCAGGGCCAAGCGGATGGGGGCGGCTGCCCGCGCCCGCGTGGAGGAGCACTTCTCGTGGGCCGCGATCGCCGAGCGGACCATGGAGGTCTACCGGTGGGCCTTGGACAACCCGCGCTGA
- a CDS encoding glucose-1-phosphate adenylyltransferase, with amino-acid sequence MASPRVLAIILAGGEGKRLMPLTVDRAKPAVPFGGIYRLIDFSLSNMINSGFLKVVVLTQYKSHSLDRHIAKTWRMSDMLGNYIAPVPAQQRVGKHWFLGSADAIYQSLNLLDDERPDYVVITGADNIYRMDFSQMLEHHIASGLPLTVAGIRQPRSLADQFGVIETDPTDPGRIKAFVEKPQETPGLPDSPDEILASMGNYIMDADALLEAVTVDAADETSKHDMGGNIVPWFVAKGAAGVYDFKDNDVPGATDRDRDYWRDVGTVDAFYEAHQDLISVNPVFNLYNERWPLFAGYTNAMPPAKFVYGYHERLGHAVDSIVSPGVIVSGGEVISSVLSPGVRVNSWSSVRESVLMDGANVGRNTVVSRAILDKYVVVEEGAMVGLDHEHDRERGFTVTESGITVVAKGQVVTR; translated from the coding sequence ATGGCATCCCCTCGCGTCCTCGCAATCATCCTCGCCGGTGGCGAAGGCAAGCGCCTCATGCCGCTGACGGTCGACCGTGCTAAGCCCGCCGTCCCCTTCGGAGGCATCTACCGGCTCATCGACTTCTCGCTGTCGAACATGATCAACTCGGGCTTCCTCAAGGTGGTCGTGCTCACCCAGTACAAGTCTCACTCCTTGGACCGCCACATCGCCAAGACCTGGCGCATGTCCGACATGCTCGGCAACTACATCGCCCCCGTACCCGCGCAGCAGCGCGTCGGCAAGCACTGGTTCCTGGGCTCGGCGGACGCGATCTACCAGTCCCTCAACCTCCTGGACGACGAGCGTCCGGACTACGTCGTCATCACCGGTGCGGACAACATCTACCGCATGGACTTCTCGCAGATGCTGGAGCACCACATCGCCTCCGGCCTGCCGCTGACGGTCGCCGGCATCCGCCAGCCGCGCTCCCTCGCGGACCAGTTCGGCGTCATCGAGACGGACCCGACCGACCCCGGCCGGATCAAGGCCTTCGTCGAGAAGCCGCAGGAGACGCCCGGCCTGCCGGACTCCCCCGACGAGATCCTGGCCTCGATGGGCAACTACATCATGGACGCCGACGCCCTGCTCGAGGCCGTGACGGTCGACGCCGCGGACGAGACCTCCAAGCACGACATGGGCGGCAACATCGTCCCCTGGTTCGTGGCCAAGGGTGCCGCCGGCGTCTACGACTTCAAGGACAACGATGTCCCGGGCGCCACCGACCGCGACCGCGACTACTGGCGTGACGTGGGTACGGTCGACGCCTTTTACGAGGCCCACCAGGACCTCATCAGCGTCAACCCCGTCTTCAACCTGTACAACGAGCGCTGGCCGCTGTTCGCCGGGTACACCAACGCCATGCCCCCGGCGAAGTTCGTCTATGGCTACCACGAGCGTTTGGGCCACGCCGTGGACTCCATCGTCTCCCCGGGTGTCATCGTCTCCGGTGGTGAGGTCATCTCCTCGGTGCTCTCGCCCGGCGTGCGCGTCAACTCCTGGTCCAGCGTGCGTGAGTCGGTCCTCATGGACGGGGCCAACGTCGGCCGCAACACGGTGGTCTCGCGCGCGATCCTCGACAAGTACGTCGTCGTCGAGGAGGGCGCCATGGTGGGCCTCGACCACGAGCACGACCGCGAGCGTGGCTTCACGGTGACCGAGTCCGGCATCACCGTCGTCGCCAAGGGGCAGGTCGTCACCCGCTGA
- the serB gene encoding phosphoserine phosphatase SerB: MSDALSPTALPRVSGARATGALAAQGPGLLVMDVDSTLIEQEVIELIAERAGTRERVAEVTARAMRGELDFVQSLHERVATLAGVPEQVVAEVLAEVRVTRGARELIDALHARGCRVGVVSGGFEEVVVPLAESLGIDHVAANRLGVADGVLTGRVLGRVVDRDEKVRCLRAWAEADAVPIERTVAVGDGANDLGMISVAGLGVAFCAKPVVVEQAPAAVHVRDLRAVLDLLG, encoded by the coding sequence ATGAGTGACGCCTTGAGCCCCACCGCCCTGCCCCGGGTCAGCGGTGCCCGGGCCACGGGGGCCCTGGCCGCCCAGGGCCCGGGCCTGCTGGTGATGGACGTGGACTCCACGCTCATCGAGCAGGAGGTCATCGAGCTCATCGCTGAGCGTGCGGGGACCCGCGAGCGGGTCGCCGAGGTGACGGCGCGCGCCATGCGCGGTGAGCTCGACTTCGTCCAGTCATTGCACGAGCGGGTGGCGACCCTGGCCGGTGTGCCGGAGCAGGTCGTCGCCGAGGTGCTGGCCGAGGTCCGCGTGACCCGTGGGGCCCGTGAGCTCATCGACGCGCTGCACGCGCGCGGCTGCCGGGTCGGCGTGGTCTCGGGCGGCTTCGAGGAGGTCGTCGTGCCGCTGGCGGAGAGCTTGGGGATCGATCACGTGGCGGCCAACCGCCTGGGGGTGGCCGACGGCGTGCTCACCGGCAGGGTGCTGGGGCGCGTGGTGGACCGCGACGAGAAGGTGCGCTGCCTGCGTGCCTGGGCCGAGGCCGACGCCGTGCCGATCGAGCGCACCGTGGCGGTGGGCGACGGTGCCAACGACCTGGGGATGATCTCGGTGGCGGGCCTGGGCGTGGCCTTCTGCGCCAAGCCCGTGGTGGTGGAGCAGGCTCCGGCCGCGGTGCACGTGCGTGACCTGCGGGCCGTGCTCGACCTGCTCGGCTAA
- a CDS encoding SixA phosphatase family protein gives MTTPAPVGPVTRTLVLVRHSKASHNALTDLERPLTSRGWDMADDLARDLHLAVGDADLLLVSPAARARQSAQPVEQRLSPAEVRVEPAIYHEGPSGILDLVTALDDEVRTVVVVGHEPTVSVLAHMLHDADDALASQVSFGVPTATALILQVSTSWAELGPRTAHLGRVLTAAR, from the coding sequence GTGACGACACCCGCTCCCGTTGGCCCTGTCACGCGCACCCTTGTGCTCGTCAGGCACTCCAAGGCCTCTCATAACGCTCTGACCGACCTTGAGCGGCCCCTGACCTCCCGGGGCTGGGACATGGCCGACGACCTCGCCCGCGACCTCCACCTCGCCGTCGGGGACGCGGACCTGCTGCTCGTGTCGCCCGCCGCCCGTGCTCGCCAGAGCGCCCAGCCGGTCGAGCAGCGCCTGAGCCCCGCCGAGGTTCGGGTGGAGCCCGCGATCTACCACGAGGGGCCCTCCGGGATCCTCGACCTCGTCACCGCCCTCGACGACGAGGTCCGCACCGTCGTCGTCGTGGGCCACGAGCCGACGGTCTCGGTGCTGGCCCACATGCTTCACGACGCCGATGACGCCCTGGCCTCGCAGGTGTCCTTCGGCGTGCCCACGGCCACGGCCCTCATCCTTCAGGTGTCGACCTCCTGGGCGGAGCTCGGCCCGCGCACCGCCCACCTGGGGCGCGTCCTGACCGCCGCCCGCTGA
- a CDS encoding SDR family oxidoreductase produces the protein MSAPAGLLTHRTILVTGVLRPRSIAAAVARTASEQGARVLLTGHPRTLRLTQHLAAGLGVTDPVLPLDVADAASLDALPGRLAHMGVERLDGLVHAVAHTGRDLLGDALAGSLTAHPADASGPTAGSACADVLSRRLDALAAAGTVSAASLAALVGVLAPMLGAGSSVVTLTFTSERVMPGYGWMGPIKAALEASVRGLAVELGPAGVRVNAVCSGPLRTPAAGAVPGLEALAATWQERAPLGWEADDAAPVARTVVSLLSDWLPATTGQVVRADGGMGLLGV, from the coding sequence GTGAGCGCGCCCGCGGGCCTGCTGACGCACCGCACCATCCTGGTCACCGGGGTGCTGCGCCCACGCTCGATCGCGGCCGCCGTCGCCCGCACCGCGAGCGAGCAGGGGGCGCGCGTCCTGCTCACCGGCCATCCGCGCACCCTGCGCCTGACGCAGCACCTGGCGGCCGGCCTGGGGGTCACCGACCCGGTCCTGCCCCTGGACGTGGCCGACGCCGCCTCCCTGGACGCGCTGCCCGGGCGGCTGGCGCACATGGGAGTCGAGCGTCTGGACGGCCTCGTCCACGCCGTCGCCCACACCGGGCGCGACCTGCTCGGCGATGCACTCGCCGGATCGCTCACGGCCCATCCGGCCGACGCCTCCGGCCCCACCGCCGGGTCGGCTTGCGCGGATGTGCTCTCCCGCCGCCTCGACGCCCTCGCCGCGGCCGGCACCGTCAGCGCCGCCTCGCTCGCCGCGCTCGTCGGCGTCCTGGCCCCGATGCTCGGTGCGGGCTCGAGCGTCGTCACCCTGACCTTCACCTCCGAGAGGGTGATGCCCGGCTACGGCTGGATGGGGCCGATCAAGGCCGCCCTGGAGGCCAGCGTGCGCGGGCTCGCCGTCGAGCTCGGGCCCGCTGGGGTGCGCGTCAACGCGGTCTGCTCCGGCCCCCTGCGCACACCCGCCGCCGGCGCCGTGCCCGGGCTCGAGGCGCTCGCCGCCACCTGGCAGGAGCGGGCGCCTCTCGGCTGGGAGGCCGACGACGCTGCGCCGGTGGCCCGAACAGTGGTCTCACTCCTGTCTGATTGGCTGCCCGCCACCACCGGCCAGGTGGTGCGCGCCGACGGAGGAATGGGCCTCCTGGGCGTCTGA
- a CDS encoding SDR family oxidoreductase produces MTSETAVHDDARHDGDAGGVPARTVVVTGASRGIGAAVATALARRGDRVVGLSRTGTAPDGVLGMVADVTDPQAVERAVATALVETGSAVVDVLVAAAGTHVDALAMRTSDAAWDEVLRTNLTGSFHAARAVLPGMLRARRGRIVLVSSVIAARGGTGLAAYGASKGGVEGLTRSLAREVAGRGVTVNAVAPGLVATDMTASLGERARASYLAAIPAGRFATVEEVVDPVVFLASPGASYVTGTVLAVDGGMGMGR; encoded by the coding sequence ATGACCAGCGAGACCGCCGTGCACGACGACGCCCGGCACGACGGCGATGCCGGCGGCGTCCCGGCGCGCACCGTCGTCGTCACCGGCGCCTCCCGGGGCATCGGTGCCGCCGTCGCCACGGCCCTGGCCCGACGTGGAGACCGCGTCGTTGGCCTCTCGCGCACCGGCACCGCCCCCGACGGGGTGCTCGGCATGGTCGCCGACGTCACCGACCCGCAGGCCGTCGAGCGCGCCGTCGCCACCGCCCTGGTCGAGACCGGCTCCGCAGTCGTGGACGTCCTCGTGGCCGCCGCGGGCACACACGTCGACGCCCTGGCCATGCGCACGTCCGACGCCGCCTGGGACGAGGTGCTGCGCACCAACCTCACCGGCTCCTTCCACGCGGCCCGCGCCGTCCTGCCCGGGATGCTGCGCGCGCGCCGAGGCCGCATCGTCCTCGTCTCCTCCGTCATCGCCGCGCGCGGCGGGACGGGGCTGGCGGCCTACGGCGCCTCCAAGGGCGGTGTGGAGGGCCTGACCCGCAGCCTGGCGCGCGAGGTCGCCGGGCGGGGGGTGACGGTCAACGCCGTCGCCCCGGGCCTCGTCGCCACGGACATGACCGCCTCGCTGGGTGAGCGGGCCCGCGCCTCCTACCTCGCCGCGATCCCGGCCGGACGCTTCGCCACGGTCGAGGAGGTCGTCGACCCCGTCGTCTTCCTCGCCTCGCCCGGGGCCTCCTACGTCACCGGCACGGTCCTGGCCGTCGACGGCGGAATGGGGATGGGACGGTGA
- the dusB gene encoding tRNA dihydrouridine synthase DusB, translating into MPPLRIGPIEVTTPVELAPMAGVTNASFRRLCRLYGESALPEALRPDGEGPVPLPGGRLSAPAGLYVTEMVTTRALVERNDKTLAMVRTDPGERVRSIQLYGVDPSVAGTAVRILVEEDLADHIDLNFGCPVPKVTRKGGGAALPWKRDLMAAILRETVRASEAASAAAGRDHPVPVTVKTRVGVDEEHETFLDVAHAAANAGVAAIALHGRTARQHYAGHASWEAIARLKEATSLPVLGNGDLWTGDDALRMMRETGCDGVVVGRGCQGRPWLFADIVSALHGSEVRTHPDLDRVIEVIEEHGRLLAQEMGERRGVRDLRKHVGWYLKGYPVGGAARDALMHVDTLEELHEALAAMRARLPEVVPYPGETVEGPRGRAGRPKRPHLPDGWLDSPYLTEEQKVLLLDAESDVSGG; encoded by the coding sequence ATGCCCCCGCTGCGCATCGGTCCCATCGAGGTGACCACCCCGGTCGAGCTCGCGCCGATGGCGGGGGTGACGAACGCGTCCTTCAGGCGCCTGTGCCGCCTGTATGGCGAGAGTGCGCTGCCCGAGGCGCTGCGTCCCGACGGCGAGGGGCCCGTCCCGCTGCCCGGTGGGCGGCTGTCCGCCCCGGCCGGGCTGTACGTCACCGAGATGGTGACGACCCGCGCGCTGGTGGAGCGCAACGACAAGACGCTGGCGATGGTGCGCACGGACCCCGGCGAGAGGGTGCGCTCGATCCAGCTGTACGGGGTGGACCCGTCCGTCGCCGGCACGGCGGTGCGCATCCTCGTCGAGGAGGACCTGGCGGACCACATCGACCTCAACTTCGGCTGCCCGGTGCCCAAGGTGACGCGCAAGGGTGGCGGCGCGGCCCTGCCGTGGAAGCGTGACCTCATGGCGGCGATCCTGCGTGAGACGGTGCGGGCCTCGGAGGCGGCGTCGGCGGCGGCGGGCCGTGACCACCCGGTGCCGGTGACGGTCAAGACGCGTGTCGGCGTGGACGAGGAGCACGAGACCTTCCTGGACGTGGCGCATGCGGCCGCCAACGCGGGTGTGGCGGCGATCGCGCTGCACGGGCGCACGGCCCGACAGCACTACGCGGGGCACGCCAGCTGGGAGGCGATCGCTCGTCTGAAGGAGGCGACGAGCCTGCCGGTGCTCGGCAACGGGGACCTGTGGACGGGTGACGACGCGCTGCGGATGATGCGCGAGACGGGCTGCGACGGCGTCGTCGTGGGACGCGGCTGCCAGGGGCGCCCGTGGCTCTTCGCGGACATCGTCAGCGCCCTGCACGGCTCTGAGGTGCGCACGCACCCGGACCTGGACCGTGTCATCGAGGTCATCGAGGAGCACGGGCGGCTGCTGGCGCAGGAGATGGGCGAGCGGCGCGGTGTGCGCGACCTGCGCAAGCATGTGGGCTGGTACCTCAAGGGCTACCCGGTGGGCGGGGCGGCGCGCGACGCGCTCATGCATGTGGACACGCTCGAGGAGCTGCACGAGGCGCTGGCGGCCATGCGCGCGCGCCTGCCTGAGGTGGTGCCCTACCCGGGCGAGACGGTGGAGGGGCCACGTGGGCGGGCCGGGAGGCCCAAGCGCCCGCACCTGCCTGACGGCTGGCTGGACTCGCCGTACCTCACTGAGGAGCAGAAGGTGCTGCTGCTCGACGCCGAGTCCGACGTCTCCGGCGGATGA
- a CDS encoding YibE/F family protein: MTHAAGPSTPSAPHADTDAPAHGHSHSGPLHLSQNEHRRVVTVLAALVVPLVVATLVGLAVLWPGRSDLVGSQSFNAQGTSTESATVTSLDVADCAQAAAPLGAVSDGSLLDSAVCAEITTGAAAGAIMPVHVPAESLPAADVGDRLNVIYTADALVGGTPFIFVDYQRQLPVGALALVYAVVVVAVAGRKGVLSVVGLLLSSGVLLLFMIPALLEGGSPMAVTLTGSVAMMLLAVYVAHGVSVRTTTALLGTLAGVVITVMLALWGVGAANLTGAVGDDALTLTTRVPGLDLRSLLTCGMVIAGLGVLNDVTITQASAVWELHAANPALGRGRLFTGGMRIGRDHIASTVYTLAFAYAGTALPLILSASLIDRAVIDTVLSGEIAEELVRTLVSSIGLVLAIPATTLIAALLCRTERPEHAEPTERTPHAEP, from the coding sequence GTGACACACGCAGCAGGACCCAGCACCCCCTCCGCGCCGCACGCCGACACCGACGCCCCCGCGCACGGCCACTCGCACTCGGGCCCCCTGCACCTGAGCCAGAACGAGCACCGCCGGGTCGTCACCGTCCTGGCCGCCCTCGTCGTCCCGCTCGTCGTGGCTACCCTCGTCGGCCTGGCGGTGCTGTGGCCGGGGCGCTCCGACCTCGTCGGCTCCCAGTCCTTCAACGCCCAGGGCACGAGCACCGAGTCCGCCACCGTCACCAGCCTCGACGTCGCCGACTGCGCCCAGGCCGCCGCGCCGCTCGGTGCTGTGAGCGACGGCTCGCTCCTGGACTCGGCCGTCTGCGCCGAGATCACCACGGGCGCGGCGGCCGGTGCCATCATGCCCGTGCACGTGCCCGCCGAGTCCCTGCCCGCCGCGGATGTCGGCGACCGCCTCAACGTCATCTACACGGCCGACGCGCTCGTGGGAGGTACCCCCTTCATCTTCGTCGACTACCAGCGGCAGCTGCCCGTCGGGGCGCTCGCCCTGGTCTACGCCGTCGTCGTCGTCGCTGTGGCAGGCCGCAAGGGGGTGCTCAGCGTCGTCGGCCTCCTGCTGTCCTCCGGTGTGCTCCTGCTGTTCATGATCCCGGCCCTGCTCGAGGGCGGCTCGCCCATGGCGGTGACGCTCACCGGCTCGGTCGCCATGATGCTGCTGGCCGTCTACGTCGCCCACGGGGTGAGCGTGCGTACCACCACCGCCCTGCTGGGGACCCTCGCAGGCGTCGTCATCACCGTGATGCTCGCCCTGTGGGGCGTGGGCGCGGCGAACCTCACCGGCGCGGTGGGCGACGACGCCCTCACCCTCACCACCCGCGTGCCCGGCCTGGACCTGCGCTCCCTGCTGACCTGCGGCATGGTCATCGCGGGGCTCGGAGTTCTCAACGACGTCACCATCACCCAGGCCTCCGCCGTCTGGGAGCTGCACGCCGCGAACCCTGCGCTCGGGCGCGGGCGCCTGTTCACCGGCGGGATGCGCATCGGGCGCGACCACATCGCCTCGACCGTCTACACCCTCGCCTTCGCCTACGCCGGAACCGCCCTGCCGCTCATCCTGTCGGCCTCGCTCATCGACCGGGCGGTTATCGACACGGTCCTGTCGGGCGAGATCGCCGAGGAGCTTGTGCGCACGCTCGTGTCCTCCATCGGTCTGGTCCTGGCCATCCCCGCGACGACGCTCATCGCCGCCCTCCTGTGCCGCACCGAGCGTCCTGAGCACGCTGAGCCCACTGAGCGCACCCCACACGCTGAGCCCTGA
- a CDS encoding glycine--tRNA ligase gives MAKTPSTLDNVINLAKRRGFVFPCGEIYGGTRSAWDYGPLGVEFKENIKRQWWQYMVRSRDDVVGLDSSVILPRETWVASGHVGAFTDPLVESLHTHKRYRADQLIEEYAERKGLDPETVTLDMVPDPVTGQPGSWTEPREFSGLLKTFLGPVDDEAGLHYLRPETAQGIFINFANVMSAARKKPPFGIGQVGKSFRNEITPGNFIFRTREFEQMELEFFCEPGTDEQWHQYWIDYRKAWYVGLGIDPANLREYEHPAEKLSHYSKRTVDLEYRFGFQGSEWGELEGIANRTDFDLSTHAEHSGKDLSYFDQTKNERWTPYVIEPSAGLTRSLMAFLVEAYTEDEAPNTKGGTDTRVLLRLDPRLAPVKAAVLPLSRKEELTGPAREVAARLRQIWNVEYDDAGAVGRRYRRQDEIGTPYCVTYDFESPEDGAVTVRERDTMAQERVPLEGLERYLAERLVGC, from the coding sequence GTGGCCAAGACCCCCTCCACCCTTGACAACGTCATCAACCTGGCCAAGCGCCGCGGATTCGTCTTCCCCTGCGGAGAGATCTACGGCGGTACCCGCTCCGCGTGGGACTACGGCCCGCTGGGCGTCGAGTTCAAGGAGAACATCAAGCGCCAGTGGTGGCAGTACATGGTCCGCTCACGCGACGACGTCGTCGGGCTGGACTCCTCCGTCATCCTGCCGCGCGAGACCTGGGTCGCCTCCGGCCACGTCGGTGCCTTCACCGACCCGCTCGTGGAGTCCCTGCACACCCACAAGCGCTACCGTGCCGACCAGCTCATCGAGGAGTACGCCGAGCGCAAGGGCCTCGACCCCGAGACCGTCACCCTCGACATGGTGCCGGACCCCGTCACCGGACAGCCCGGCTCCTGGACCGAGCCGCGCGAGTTCTCCGGCCTGCTCAAGACCTTCCTCGGCCCCGTGGATGACGAGGCGGGCCTGCACTACCTGCGCCCCGAGACGGCCCAGGGCATCTTCATCAACTTCGCCAATGTCATGAGCGCGGCCCGCAAGAAGCCGCCCTTCGGCATCGGCCAGGTCGGCAAGTCCTTCCGCAACGAGATCACCCCCGGCAACTTCATCTTCCGCACCCGCGAGTTCGAGCAGATGGAGCTGGAGTTCTTCTGCGAGCCCGGTACGGACGAGCAGTGGCACCAGTACTGGATCGACTACCGCAAGGCCTGGTACGTGGGCCTGGGCATCGACCCCGCCAACCTGCGCGAGTACGAGCACCCCGCCGAGAAGCTCTCCCACTACTCCAAGCGCACTGTTGACCTGGAGTACCGCTTCGGCTTCCAGGGCTCTGAGTGGGGCGAGCTCGAGGGCATTGCCAACCGCACCGACTTCGACCTGTCCACCCACGCCGAGCACTCGGGCAAGGACCTGTCCTACTTCGACCAGACGAAGAACGAGCGCTGGACCCCCTACGTCATCGAGCCCTCCGCAGGCCTGACCCGCTCCCTCATGGCCTTCCTCGTCGAGGCCTACACCGAGGACGAGGCCCCCAACACCAAGGGCGGCACCGACACCCGCGTGCTGCTGCGCCTGGACCCGCGCCTGGCCCCCGTCAAGGCCGCCGTCCTGCCCCTGAGCCGCAAGGAGGAGCTCACCGGCCCCGCCCGCGAGGTCGCCGCCCGCCTGCGCCAGATCTGGAACGTCGAGTACGACGACGCCGGCGCCGTCGGCCGCCGCTACCGCCGTCAGGACGAGATCGGCACCCCCTACTGCGTCACCTACGACTTCGAGTCGCCCGAGGACGGCGCCGTCACCGTGCGTGAGCGCGACACGATGGCCCAGGAGCGCGTGCCGCTCGAGGGCCTTGAGCGCTACCTGGCCGAGCGCCTCGTCGGCTGCTGA